From a region of the Geothrix sp. 21YS21S-2 genome:
- a CDS encoding 3-keto-5-aminohexanoate cleavage protein translates to MSDLSSKVILTVAPTGAWPSKEDTPHVPLQPGEIAEEVYACWKAGASIAHIHVRDDNNKSSMSFEKFTETVNLIRATDCDIVLNLTTSGQLGLADEDRMRHLIALKPELASYDCGSMNWLHTSVFENSPRFLEKLGTCMQENGVKPEIEIFDAGMISNAVHYLKKGFLKAPLHFQFVLGAAGGMDATVENLVFLKSLLPAGCTWGALGIGKGHLPIMYAALALGGHVRVGMEDNILYSKGVLARSNVEFVDRTRRIVAELNKEIATPAEARAILGLPAKA, encoded by the coding sequence ATGTCCGATCTCAGCAGCAAGGTCATCCTGACCGTCGCCCCCACCGGCGCCTGGCCCTCCAAGGAGGACACGCCCCACGTCCCGCTCCAGCCCGGGGAGATCGCCGAGGAGGTCTACGCCTGCTGGAAGGCCGGCGCCTCCATCGCCCACATCCACGTGCGGGATGACAACAACAAGTCCTCCATGAGCTTCGAGAAGTTCACCGAGACCGTGAACCTCATCCGGGCCACGGACTGCGACATCGTCCTGAACCTGACCACCTCGGGCCAGCTGGGACTGGCCGACGAGGACCGCATGAGGCACCTCATCGCCCTGAAGCCCGAGCTGGCCTCCTACGACTGCGGTTCCATGAACTGGCTGCACACCTCGGTCTTCGAGAACAGCCCCCGCTTCCTTGAGAAGCTGGGCACCTGCATGCAGGAGAACGGGGTCAAGCCGGAGATCGAGATCTTCGACGCCGGCATGATCAGCAACGCCGTCCACTACCTCAAGAAGGGCTTCCTGAAGGCCCCCCTGCACTTCCAGTTCGTGCTGGGCGCCGCCGGCGGCATGGACGCCACGGTCGAGAACCTCGTGTTCCTCAAGAGCCTGCTCCCCGCCGGCTGCACCTGGGGCGCCCTGGGCATCGGCAAGGGCCACCTGCCCATCATGTACGCCGCCCTCGCCCTGGGCGGGCACGTCCGGGTGGGCATGGAGGACAACATCCTCTACTCCAAGGGCGTGCTGGCCAGGTCCAACGTGGAGTTCGTCGACCGCACCAGGCGCATCGTCGCCGAGCTCAACAAGGAGATCGCCACCCCCGCCGAGGCGCGGGCCATTCTTGGCCTGCCCGCCAAGGCCTAG
- a CDS encoding acetyl-CoA C-acetyltransferase — translation MREAVIVSAVRTAIGTFGGSLAGLSAVEMGSIAAKEALQRAGVDPSAVDEVIIGNVLSAGLGQNVARQVALKAGLPGTVSCFSINKVCGSGLRAISLAAQLIKAGDADVVLAGGTESMSNSPYLLNKARFGYKMGNDTLVDSMICDGLWDIYNDYHMGITAENVAAQYGISREAQDAFALVSQQRAEAAVKEGRFKDEIVPVVMPQKKGEPKVFDTDEFPRFGSSLEGFARLRPAFRKDGTVTAGNASGINDGAAMTLVMSAEKARELGLKPLARIVSHASAGVDPSVMGYGPVPASRKALAKAGLTVKDLGLVEANEAFAAQALAVSAGLDLDPAFTNVNGGAIALGHPIGASGARIATTLIHELKRRNARFGLATLCIGGGMGTALIVENLQ, via the coding sequence ATGCGTGAAGCAGTCATCGTCAGTGCCGTCCGAACGGCCATCGGAACCTTCGGTGGTTCCCTGGCCGGCCTATCCGCCGTGGAAATGGGCAGCATCGCCGCCAAGGAGGCTCTCCAGAGGGCCGGGGTCGACCCCTCCGCCGTGGATGAAGTGATCATCGGCAACGTCCTGTCCGCCGGCCTGGGCCAGAACGTGGCCCGGCAGGTGGCCCTGAAGGCCGGCCTGCCCGGGACGGTGAGCTGCTTCAGCATCAACAAGGTATGCGGCTCCGGACTGCGGGCCATCAGCCTCGCCGCCCAGCTCATCAAGGCCGGGGACGCCGACGTGGTCCTGGCCGGCGGCACGGAGAGCATGAGCAACTCCCCCTACCTGCTCAACAAGGCCCGTTTCGGCTACAAGATGGGCAACGACACCCTGGTCGATTCCATGATCTGCGACGGCCTGTGGGACATCTACAACGACTACCACATGGGCATCACGGCCGAGAACGTCGCCGCGCAGTACGGCATCAGCCGCGAGGCCCAGGACGCCTTCGCCCTGGTCAGCCAGCAGCGCGCCGAGGCCGCCGTCAAGGAGGGCCGGTTCAAGGACGAGATCGTTCCCGTGGTCATGCCCCAGAAGAAGGGCGAACCCAAGGTCTTCGACACGGACGAATTCCCCCGCTTCGGCTCCTCCCTGGAAGGCTTCGCCAGGCTCCGCCCGGCGTTCAGGAAGGACGGCACCGTCACCGCCGGCAACGCCTCGGGCATCAACGACGGCGCCGCCATGACCCTCGTCATGTCCGCCGAAAAGGCCCGGGAGCTGGGCCTCAAGCCCCTGGCCCGCATCGTCTCCCATGCCTCGGCCGGCGTGGATCCCTCCGTCATGGGCTACGGCCCCGTGCCCGCGTCCCGGAAGGCCCTGGCCAAGGCCGGCCTCACCGTAAAGGACCTGGGCCTCGTGGAGGCCAACGAGGCCTTCGCGGCCCAGGCCCTGGCCGTCAGCGCCGGACTGGACCTGGACCCCGCCTTCACCAACGTCAACGGCGGCGCCATCGCCCTGGGCCACCCCATCGGGGCCTCGGGCGCGCGCATCGCCACCACCCTCATCCATGAACTGAAGCGCAGGAACGCCCGGTTCGGCCTGGCCACCCTCTGCATCGGCGGCGGCATGGGCACGGCCCTGATCGTAGAGAACCTGCAGTAG